A window from Photobacterium leiognathi encodes these proteins:
- a CDS encoding sensor domain-containing diguanylate cyclase: protein MDNNSSINKLLDFLGDAVLIVNETSKIVFSNNACCTLLGYSKNELLDMQLSDLINPSSINTHDENVARFIKHQSAPKVMSERNLITCYKKNGQPIKLRISISCLEYQGKPCAIAIIHDFTSIQASISELENKLNREPLTGLLNQRYLDLIKHDYPKLFKGQSLGIAFLDLDRFKPVNDQYGHDVGDILLKKIAQRLKRLFPSDDYVFRIGGDEFLVIFKLSTVDNQHAELEHAAKRIHHDLTQPIYIASLAIHISVGVSVGIAYYPFEGEHLPTLISKADEAMYYAKKHQLDFTLAQDLKILKTLK from the coding sequence ATGGATAACAATTCATCTATAAATAAGTTGCTTGATTTCCTGGGGGATGCCGTCCTTATTGTGAATGAAACAAGCAAGATTGTTTTTTCAAATAACGCATGTTGCACTTTATTAGGATATTCAAAGAATGAACTTCTTGATATGCAACTTAGCGATTTAATAAATCCATCATCAATCAATACACATGATGAAAATGTGGCTCGATTTATCAAACATCAATCAGCACCAAAAGTCATGAGTGAGCGAAACCTTATCACCTGTTATAAAAAAAATGGGCAACCTATTAAGCTACGCATTTCTATTTCCTGCTTAGAATATCAAGGCAAGCCTTGTGCTATTGCGATAATTCACGATTTCACAAGCATTCAAGCTTCCATTAGTGAACTTGAAAACAAGTTAAACCGTGAGCCTTTAACCGGGTTGCTAAATCAACGCTACCTGGATCTCATTAAACACGATTACCCTAAACTCTTCAAAGGTCAGTCTCTCGGTATTGCTTTCTTAGATCTTGATCGTTTTAAACCTGTTAATGATCAATATGGGCATGACGTAGGTGATATTTTATTGAAAAAAATCGCTCAACGGCTAAAAAGATTATTTCCATCGGATGATTATGTTTTTCGCATTGGTGGTGATGAGTTCCTTGTTATATTCAAGCTAAGCACGGTTGATAATCAACATGCCGAATTGGAACATGCTGCAAAACGTATTCATCATGATTTAACTCAACCTATTTATATCGCCTCTCTTGCGATACATATTAGTGTGGGTGTTAGTGTGGGTATAGCCTACTACCCTTTTGAAGGTGAGCATTTGCCTACTTTAATCAGTAAAGCTGATGAAGCCATGTACTATGCCAAAAAGCATCAACTTGATTTTACCTTAGCCCAAGATCTAAAAATTCTAAAAACATTAAAATAA
- the rpoS gene encoding RNA polymerase sigma factor RpoS, whose translation MEAVSFEADVVRLYLNDISNKPLLTKEDEIQYSRKFLRGDTNAKKILVESNLRLVVSIAKKYRASKLSLSDLIDEGNIGLMTAVDKFDPEKGFRFSTYASWWIKQTIERAIHNQNRTIRLPVHVSKEINTLLRTHRELMKVNNNEPTQDDIARVLNRDINEISSLLASEVNVVSLEQTLGDDENSNTVAYLVADEQIASPSAEVDSDDIMKVTNMILHKLPSRDREIMCRRYGLMGYEPHTLQEVADSVGLTRERIRQLQIKTLNTLKRSLERENYDLNILFSEMA comes from the coding sequence ATGGAAGCAGTAAGTTTTGAGGCCGATGTTGTACGTTTATATCTCAATGATATATCCAATAAACCATTACTCACTAAAGAAGATGAGATTCAATATAGCCGCAAATTCTTAAGGGGCGACACTAACGCAAAAAAAATACTTGTTGAATCGAACTTAAGACTTGTCGTCAGTATTGCAAAAAAATATCGTGCATCAAAACTTTCATTAAGTGATTTAATCGATGAAGGAAACATCGGTTTAATGACAGCCGTTGATAAATTTGATCCCGAAAAAGGGTTTCGTTTTTCAACATACGCATCTTGGTGGATTAAACAAACCATTGAACGCGCCATTCACAATCAAAATCGAACAATTCGCCTTCCTGTTCATGTATCAAAAGAAATTAATACCTTACTGCGGACACATCGTGAGTTGATGAAAGTTAATAATAATGAACCAACACAAGATGATATTGCACGCGTATTAAACCGAGACATAAATGAAATTTCATCTTTACTCGCGAGCGAAGTTAACGTTGTTTCATTAGAACAAACGCTAGGTGATGATGAAAACTCCAACACAGTTGCGTATTTAGTTGCTGACGAGCAAATTGCATCACCGAGTGCTGAAGTTGATAGCGACGATATAATGAAAGTAACCAATATGATCCTTCATAAACTCCCATCTAGAGATCGAGAGATCATGTGCCGTCGTTACGGGTTAATGGGGTATGAACCTCATACCTTACAAGAAGTGGCAGATTCTGTTGGCTTAACAAGAGAACGTATTCGCCAACTACAAATCAAAACATTAAATACGCTCAAACGCTCACTTGAACGAGAAAATTACGACCTCAATATCCTATTTTCTGAGATGGCTTAA
- a CDS encoding YbhB/YbcL family Raf kinase inhibitor-like protein yields MKIKQVVAAVLLAAPAFMSHAAMTLTSQDITNDHTLQNQQLFNQWGCTGSNVSPQLSWKGVPEGTKSFAVTMYDPDAPTGSGWWHWSVVNIPANVHSLAAGAGAVGGKDLPKGASMVTNDFGFKGFGGACPPPNSKPHNYEITVYALNTASIKLPENASPALAGYNILSHVIGKAQLIAPTNAR; encoded by the coding sequence ATGAAGATCAAACAAGTTGTAGCCGCTGTTCTTTTAGCTGCTCCTGCATTTATGTCACATGCAGCAATGACATTAACAAGCCAAGATATCACCAATGATCATACGCTACAAAATCAGCAGCTGTTTAATCAGTGGGGCTGTACTGGTAGTAATGTTTCACCACAATTAAGCTGGAAGGGTGTACCTGAAGGTACGAAAAGCTTCGCTGTTACTATGTATGATCCAGATGCGCCAACAGGTAGTGGTTGGTGGCACTGGAGTGTAGTCAACATTCCTGCAAACGTACATAGCTTAGCAGCTGGTGCTGGTGCTGTTGGTGGTAAAGATCTACCAAAAGGCGCAAGCATGGTAACGAATGATTTTGGATTTAAGGGCTTTGGCGGTGCATGTCCTCCACCAAATTCAAAACCTCATAACTACGAAATTACAGTATATGCATTAAATACTGCGTCGATTAAGCTGCCAGAAAATGCATCACCAGCGTTAGCGGGTTATAACATTCTGTCTCATGTTATTGGTAAAGCTCAGTTAATTGCACCGACAAATGCACGTTAA
- a CDS encoding adhesion domain-containing protein gives MLILLQHIKNTIKNSITLTFIFITIISTLAACGGSNSDSNDDASKKKLEKITIEQVSENNVLEPNEALLNTALIFKAIGHYNDGSSANITSSVQWISNDPALASFVKPSQLQTHKIGQTNIVAKVNNITATLPISILEPIAITVSPSIKSATFDNNQMVYVPKGTSITLESIVEWSDHSKRDGANYVSWMEDDTSFAQDFSEKNRFRAVGNFGDITSLTASFHGVSSNTISLEVSDATLQKIIISSTTSSKNAPLISGVLYGTSRTFTAMGIYQDIDNNKVSKEIDITKDVEWTSSAPNIFYNINNSNIFTAYSGTANSKAIISAKMFNVESNQQELTIADATLSHIDIVAPNKSGKLINGIETTLSAVGYYLESNNSKSVTADLTSFMTWSSSDEKILKKIGHHTFLPAGNFVSASITANISDSAFSTSRKFNVNAGILKNITISEIHQYPLIVPLNKTRTFKAIGDYITDESSDIISLDITNNVNWQLDQEQLPSSFVQARNLVLAASITDIPVHIYATSINENKITSNVETLTSTYVQKEFSVMGTTFSLSELMFDNNINNYVFEDGAMWGVGTWQQSNASCQQLGKRLATEYELNILQTAIDDLKEAYGWPVNTNYWTNTASETDKHISKNLTHSGESYTEEDTTFNLSACVTETN, from the coding sequence TTGCTTATATTGTTACAGCACATAAAAAATACAATTAAAAACTCTATTACATTAACATTTATTTTTATCACTATAATTTCAACATTAGCTGCATGTGGTGGCAGTAATAGTGATAGCAACGATGATGCATCTAAGAAGAAACTAGAAAAAATAACTATAGAACAAGTTTCAGAAAATAATGTTCTAGAGCCCAATGAAGCATTATTAAATACAGCACTCATATTTAAAGCTATCGGACATTATAACGACGGCAGTTCGGCTAATATTACTTCATCAGTGCAGTGGATAAGTAATGATCCTGCTTTAGCCAGTTTTGTTAAACCATCACAATTACAGACACACAAAATTGGACAAACCAATATTGTCGCTAAAGTAAACAACATTACTGCGACTTTACCAATCTCTATTTTAGAACCTATTGCTATTACTGTTTCACCTAGTATCAAATCAGCAACGTTTGATAATAACCAAATGGTTTATGTGCCAAAAGGAACATCAATAACACTAGAAAGTATTGTTGAATGGAGTGACCACTCAAAACGTGATGGTGCGAATTACGTGTCATGGATGGAGGATGACACAAGTTTTGCTCAAGATTTTTCAGAAAAGAATCGCTTTAGAGCTGTAGGTAATTTTGGCGATATCACATCATTAACCGCTTCTTTTCATGGTGTTAGTAGTAATACCATTTCATTAGAAGTCAGCGATGCGACGCTTCAAAAAATCATTATTAGCTCAACAACTTCATCTAAAAATGCACCGCTTATTAGTGGCGTTTTATACGGAACTAGCCGCACCTTTACTGCAATGGGTATTTATCAAGATATTGATAATAATAAAGTTAGTAAAGAAATTGATATTACAAAAGATGTTGAATGGACTTCAAGTGCACCAAATATTTTCTATAACATCAATAATAGCAATATTTTCACCGCTTATAGTGGGACAGCAAATAGTAAAGCGATTATTTCAGCGAAAATGTTCAATGTTGAAAGTAATCAACAAGAGCTCACTATTGCTGATGCTACATTAAGTCATATTGACATTGTCGCTCCTAATAAATCAGGAAAATTAATTAACGGTATAGAAACAACGCTTTCAGCTGTTGGTTACTACTTAGAATCAAATAATTCAAAGAGCGTTACTGCTGATTTAACTTCTTTTATGACATGGTCTAGTTCTGATGAAAAGATCTTAAAAAAAATAGGACACCACACTTTTTTACCAGCAGGAAATTTCGTTTCAGCGTCGATTACAGCTAACATTTCAGATTCTGCTTTTTCAACATCCAGAAAATTTAATGTTAATGCAGGGATACTAAAGAACATCACAATTTCTGAAATACATCAATATCCATTAATCGTACCTTTAAATAAAACTCGTACTTTCAAAGCAATAGGTGATTATATTACAGATGAATCTAGTGATATTATCTCTTTAGATATAACGAATAATGTTAATTGGCAACTAGATCAAGAACAGTTGCCTAGTTCTTTTGTTCAAGCAAGAAATCTTGTTTTGGCAGCGAGTATAACTGATATCCCTGTACATATTTATGCAACTAGCATAAATGAAAATAAAATAACGAGTAACGTTGAAACACTCACTAGCACTTATGTACAAAAAGAATTTTCGGTAATGGGCACTACATTTAGCTTATCCGAACTAATGTTTGACAATAATATAAATAACTATGTTTTTGAAGATGGGGCTATGTGGGGTGTTGGTACATGGCAACAATCCAATGCTAGTTGCCAGCAGTTAGGGAAAAGGCTAGCAACCGAATATGAGTTAAATATACTTCAAACTGCTATCGATGATCTTAAAGAAGCCTATGGCTGGCCAGTTAACACTAATTATTGGACAAATACAGCTTCAGAGACCGATAAACATATAAGTAAGAACTTAACTCATAGTGGTGAGAGTTATACTGAAGAAGATACAACCTTCAACTTAAGTGCTTGTGTAACCGAAACAAATTAA
- a CDS encoding HD domain-containing protein yields MSAFFYLTYRECKAVLESTLMAFVEQQAISDAAHDKAHILRVVKIAKQLCQQEQAQLDVVMAAAYLHDCVSVAKNDPRRKQASLLAADRAIEFLSAKQLLQKQHDAIHHAIVAHSFSANVEPLTLEAKIVQDADRLDALGAIGLTRCIQVGTALGRPLYSIDDPFCETREPDDTTYTIDHFYVKLLRLADTMQTSSAKEEALKRIEFMKSYLQQLSSEI; encoded by the coding sequence ATGTCGGCTTTCTTTTATCTCACGTATAGGGAATGTAAAGCCGTGTTAGAGTCAACATTAATGGCATTTGTTGAGCAGCAAGCTATCTCAGATGCAGCTCATGATAAAGCACATATTTTACGAGTAGTTAAAATTGCCAAACAGTTATGCCAACAAGAACAGGCTCAGTTAGATGTGGTGATGGCAGCAGCTTATTTACACGATTGTGTATCGGTAGCGAAAAACGATCCTCGTCGAAAGCAAGCATCGTTACTTGCGGCAGATAGAGCAATTGAGTTTTTATCGGCGAAACAATTGCTACAGAAGCAGCATGATGCAATACACCATGCCATTGTTGCCCATAGCTTTAGTGCCAATGTTGAGCCATTAACTTTAGAAGCCAAGATAGTTCAAGATGCAGATAGGCTCGATGCATTAGGGGCGATAGGCTTAACCCGTTGTATTCAAGTCGGCACCGCGTTAGGTCGTCCATTATATAGCATTGATGATCCGTTCTGTGAAACACGTGAACCTGATGATACAACGTATACTATTGATCACTTTTACGTAAAATTGCTGCGATTAGCCGATACTATGCAGACATCATCGGCAAAAGAAGAGGCATTAAAGCGAATTGAATTTATGAAAAGCTATCTTCAGCAATTATCGTCTGAAATCTAA
- the ald gene encoding alanine dehydrogenase — translation MIIGIPKEIKTHEYRVGMTPSSVKELITHGHTVYIETQAGAGIGFQDQDYIQAGGQILSTPADIFAESEMIVKVKEPQASERLLLRENQILFTYLHLAPDPLQTNELIASKAIGIAYETVTDDAGRLPLLAPMSEVAGRMSIQAGAFALEKSRGGRGVLLGGVAGVEAANVVIIGGGVVGANAAQMAIGLNANVTIIDCDINVLRHLDAQFNGRVNTVYSTHDAIEKHVLDADLVIGGVLIAGAAAPKLVTKAMVKAMKAGAAIVDVAIDQGGCVETSHATTHDKPTYIVDDVVHYCVANMPGAVARTSTVALNNATLPYIIAIANKGYKQALLDDKHLCNGLNVYRGHITCQSVAQSLNLPYITPVQLLT, via the coding sequence ATGATTATAGGGATACCTAAAGAGATCAAAACCCATGAATATCGCGTAGGGATGACGCCAAGCTCAGTAAAAGAACTAATTACACACGGTCATACCGTTTATATTGAGACCCAAGCAGGTGCTGGGATCGGATTTCAAGATCAAGATTACATTCAAGCTGGCGGACAAATTTTATCGACTCCCGCAGACATCTTTGCTGAATCTGAAATGATAGTGAAAGTCAAAGAGCCTCAAGCCAGTGAGCGGTTATTACTGCGCGAGAACCAAATATTATTCACTTACCTTCACCTTGCCCCTGATCCTCTACAAACCAATGAATTAATAGCAAGTAAGGCCATCGGTATTGCTTATGAGACGGTCACTGATGATGCAGGAAGACTCCCATTACTTGCTCCTATGTCTGAAGTTGCTGGCCGAATGTCGATCCAAGCAGGCGCTTTTGCCCTAGAAAAATCGCGAGGAGGACGAGGCGTATTATTAGGTGGTGTTGCTGGTGTTGAGGCGGCAAATGTAGTGATTATTGGTGGCGGTGTCGTGGGGGCTAATGCCGCTCAAATGGCAATTGGACTCAACGCCAATGTCACGATCATTGATTGTGATATTAATGTATTACGTCACCTTGATGCTCAATTTAATGGGCGCGTGAATACTGTATATTCCACTCATGATGCCATTGAGAAACATGTACTTGACGCTGATCTTGTAATTGGTGGCGTGCTCATTGCTGGTGCTGCTGCGCCCAAACTTGTGACGAAAGCAATGGTTAAAGCAATGAAAGCAGGGGCTGCCATTGTCGATGTGGCTATCGATCAAGGTGGCTGTGTCGAAACATCCCATGCAACAACCCATGATAAGCCAACCTACATTGTTGATGATGTTGTTCATTATTGTGTAGCGAACATGCCGGGTGCCGTTGCTCGTACTTCTACTGTTGCACTAAATAATGCCACGCTTCCTTACATTATTGCGATAGCGAATAAAGGCTACAAGCAAGCATTACTTGATGATAAACATCTCTGTAATGGACTTAACGTATATCGAGGTCATATTACCTGCCAAAGCGTCGCCCAATCCCTGAACCTTCCATATATAACACCCGTTCAGTTACTGACATAA
- a CDS encoding LysR substrate-binding domain-containing protein — translation MRVIPPIKAIVYFEAAARLQSFKLAAEELCVTPGAVSHQINTLEEFIDQKLFQRHNRSITLTNAGLRYFSRTSIILNELEQATADLGMASKNKKLSIAIPPTLLNKWLLPLINMRHLSQQGISLNFIDTLETLDFNKDNIDIAIRYGLEAPEHVEFDKLFEEEMIAVCAPNYLPHVVTTITPQILQEVTLIETTNRLIQWDLVLHNLKIKPAIDQNKIFFQNSIQAIEAACNGLGIAYVNKILVQKQLNDGKLVNAFNMPYCNDKKPTYYLVCPKKHKEDPATMVLYSAILDLARNQ, via the coding sequence ATGCGCGTTATCCCCCCCATCAAAGCCATTGTGTATTTTGAAGCAGCAGCACGACTACAAAGTTTTAAATTAGCGGCAGAAGAATTATGTGTTACTCCCGGGGCGGTAAGCCATCAGATAAACACACTTGAAGAGTTTATTGATCAAAAATTATTCCAGCGCCATAACCGTAGTATTACTCTAACCAATGCTGGACTACGCTATTTTAGTCGCACCTCTATTATTTTAAATGAATTAGAGCAGGCAACGGCAGACCTTGGCATGGCAAGCAAAAATAAAAAGTTATCTATTGCGATACCACCTACATTACTCAATAAATGGTTATTACCATTGATTAACATGCGACATTTGTCTCAACAAGGTATTTCACTCAATTTCATTGATACATTAGAAACGCTGGATTTTAATAAAGACAATATCGATATTGCGATCCGCTATGGGTTAGAAGCACCAGAGCATGTCGAATTCGATAAGTTATTTGAAGAAGAAATGATTGCTGTTTGTGCGCCTAACTATTTACCCCACGTTGTTACAACAATCACCCCACAAATATTGCAAGAAGTGACTTTGATTGAAACAACGAATCGCCTCATTCAATGGGATCTCGTGTTACACAATCTAAAAATAAAGCCAGCAATAGATCAAAATAAAATCTTTTTTCAAAATTCTATTCAAGCTATCGAAGCCGCATGTAATGGATTAGGTATTGCCTACGTCAATAAAATTTTGGTGCAAAAACAACTTAACGATGGAAAGCTCGTTAACGCTTTTAACATGCCTTATTGCAATGATAAAAAGCCGACTTATTACCTTGTATGCCCGAAAAAACACAAAGAAGATCCAGCAACGATGGTACTTTATTCAGCGATTTTAGATCTGGCGCGCAACCAATAA